The following proteins come from a genomic window of Methanosarcina sp. MTP4:
- a CDS encoding DUF2227 family putative metal-binding protein, with translation MPNGKTHTKINIILLFVILLSLHTKFMQTYIPPEYLEFDATTIFSLALIFGTYYLSPDLDIQSEPFKRWGILRYIWWPYQKIFKHRGKLHHPLLGPIIIISTVGLLIIAPIVILFNFNIAYVPTKYIISLLTGIIISIEAHIIADLIWTKVKRKSNKIKKKLNNSHTTKS, from the coding sequence ATGCCTAATGGAAAAACTCATACAAAAATAAATATCATACTACTGTTTGTTATTTTGTTAAGCTTACATACAAAATTTATGCAAACGTATATTCCTCCCGAGTATCTTGAATTTGATGCTACAACAATATTCTCACTTGCACTCATATTTGGAACATATTATCTTAGTCCCGATTTAGATATTCAAAGTGAACCTTTTAAAAGATGGGGTATTTTGAGATATATATGGTGGCCATACCAAAAAATATTCAAACATCGTGGCAAACTACATCACCCGTTGTTGGGCCCAATCATAATTATTTCTACAGTAGGATTGCTCATCATAGCACCAATTGTCATATTATTCAATTTCAACATCGCATACGTCCCAACAAAATATATTATCTCATTACTAACCGGAATTATCATTTCTATTGAAGCTCACATCATTGCAGATCTAATTTGGACAAAAGTAAAAAGAAAATCCAATAAAATAAAAAAGAAATTAAACAATTCTCACACAACAAAATCATAA
- a CDS encoding LysE family transporter, whose product MLDIIEFLILGSFLGLASGMSPGPLLAITISETLQHGKWEGIKVAISPLITDLPIILSVLFILSHLTSYNSIIGIIAFLGASYLIYSGMESMKIKKGNLELNLEKKDALKKGVIVNFGNPHPYIFWISIGGPIIFKSLSTHIWAMVLFVFGFYVFLVGSKVVIALIVERSKSFINSKYYFSIIRILGIAQIVFGLTFIKLGLDSLGVL is encoded by the coding sequence ATGTTAGATATTATTGAGTTTTTAATCTTAGGGTCTTTTCTTGGCCTTGCTTCAGGAATGTCTCCGGGTCCGCTACTGGCTATAACTATCTCTGAAACTCTACAGCACGGCAAATGGGAAGGGATAAAGGTTGCAATATCTCCTTTGATTACAGACTTGCCAATAATTTTATCCGTATTGTTCATTCTGTCACATCTGACAAGCTATAATTCCATTATCGGAATTATAGCATTTTTAGGGGCATCGTACCTGATATATTCAGGAATGGAATCGATGAAAATCAAAAAAGGTAACCTTGAACTAAATTTAGAAAAGAAAGATGCCCTTAAAAAAGGAGTTATTGTCAACTTCGGGAATCCGCACCCTTACATATTCTGGATCTCAATAGGCGGGCCAATTATTTTCAAGAGTTTAAGTACCCATATCTGGGCTATGGTCCTGTTTGTATTCGGTTTCTATGTTTTTCTTGTAGGGTCAAAGGTAGTTATTGCGTTAATTGTAGAAAGGTCGAAATCTTTTATTAACAGTAAATATTATTTTTCTATCATTCGCATTCTGGGAATTGCGCAGATTGTATTCGGATTAACTTTTATTAAATTGGGCCTGGATTCATTAGGAGTACTTTGA
- a CDS encoding exodeoxyribonuclease III encodes MPGKYKIISWNVNGLRAAMKKGFLELLLEQKFDIIGIQETKASPDKLPREAKNIPGYHNYFVSAERKGYSGVGLFSREKPLNIETGMGIEDFDSEGRFIRADYEDFTLMNIYFPNGKASRERLDYKMAFYDAFLDYANALTAEGKKLVICGDVNTAHKEIDLARPKENETNSGFLPEERAWMDRFLDAGYIDTFRMFNQEDKNYTWWSMRTRARERNVGWRLDYFFVSENMKENVKSASILSEIMGSDHCPVGLELEF; translated from the coding sequence ATGCCAGGCAAGTACAAAATCATCTCCTGGAACGTAAACGGGCTTCGGGCTGCTATGAAAAAGGGCTTTCTGGAGCTTTTGCTGGAGCAGAAATTCGACATCATCGGAATCCAGGAAACCAAAGCTTCTCCTGACAAGCTCCCGAGGGAAGCTAAGAACATCCCGGGATACCACAACTACTTCGTTTCCGCCGAGCGGAAGGGCTACAGCGGGGTAGGTCTCTTTTCCAGGGAAAAGCCCCTTAACATTGAGACTGGCATGGGGATCGAAGATTTTGACAGTGAGGGCCGCTTCATCAGGGCCGACTACGAGGACTTCACCCTTATGAACATCTACTTCCCGAACGGCAAAGCTTCCCGGGAGCGCCTGGACTACAAAATGGCATTTTACGACGCTTTCCTGGACTACGCAAACGCCCTGACAGCCGAAGGCAAAAAACTCGTAATCTGCGGGGACGTCAACACCGCCCATAAAGAAATCGACCTGGCAAGGCCGAAGGAAAACGAGACCAACTCCGGCTTCCTCCCCGAAGAACGGGCCTGGATGGATAGATTTCTTGATGCCGGCTACATCGACACCTTCCGGATGTTCAACCAGGAAGATAAGAATTATACCTGGTGGTCGATGCGCACCCGCGCAAGGGAAAGGAATGTTGGCTGGCGTCTAGATTACTTCTTCGTCAGTGAGAACATGAAGGAAAATGTAAAATCTGCCTCGATACTTTCGGAGATTATGGGTTCAGACCACTGTCCTGTGGGGCTTGAACTTGAGTTCTAA